The Nodosilinea sp. FACHB-141 nucleotide sequence TCAGCATGGTGTTGATTTTAGCGGTCAGCCTGGCGATCGCCCTCCTCATCCGCTACGGCGATCGCAACACCGTCACCGAAACCTAAGCTCGCCCCCTATCTATCCACCCTCCTACCCACCCACCCATCCCCCCTCCCCATGCTCTCCCGCTCCGTCACCTGGCCCAGCCTTTTCACCGCGCTGATGTACGCCTTCATGTACTTCCCGATCATTGTGCTGGGGGCGTACAGCTTTAGCGACTCGCGCTACAGTGCCAGCTGGGGAGGCTTTAGCCTGCGGTGGTACCGAGCGCTGTTTAGCGATCGCCGCCTGCTGGCCGCCCTGCAAGATAGTCTGATCATCGCGATCGTGGCGGTGGCAATTTCGGCGGTGCTGGGCACGCTAATGGCAATTGGCCTAGCCCGCCACCGGTTCCCAGGCAAAGGTCTATATCGCGGCATGTCGTATCTGCCGCTGATTATTCCTGATATTGCGATCGCGGTGGCAACCCTAGTTTTTTTGGCATCGGTAGCGGTGCCCCTCAGCCTGGGCACCATCATCGCCGCGCATATGGTATTTTGCCTGGCCTACATTGCGGTGGTGGTATCTAGCCGTATCCAGCGCCTCGACCCCAACCTCGAAGAAGCTGCTCTAGATCTGGGGGCAACCCATACCCAGGCTATGTTCAAAGTGCTGCTGCCCCAGCTAGCACCGGGAATTTTGGCGGGCTGTCTACTGGCCTTTGTGCTCAGCATGGATGACCTGCTGATCTCTAGCTTTACCGCTGGGGGCGGTGCTAACCCTCTGCCCATTGAGATCTTTAGCCGGGTACGCACTGGCGTTAAGCCCGACATCAACGCCCTGAGCGTGATGCTAATTTTGGGCTCTGCTCTGCTGGCCGGAATAGCTGAATATGTGCGCTATTGGGGCGATCGCCAGCGCCAGAAAGGCTAGAGCCACAGTCGGTGTGCCGGTCTGGGAAACCTGCTGAAAGGTTTGGGCTTCTATAGGGGAGATGCAATAGTCAGGCCGCTCACCTCATTGGGCTTGATTAATTTGTGTCGCTCAATTCAGCAGCGGCTTGCCTACTGCACAGAAACTATTTTGTGGTGATCTAAACCACAGCTAGAGCTGCTGTCTGTCACCGTTTGATCGGCTTAGGATCATGATTGAACAAAGGCTGTATCACGCTGCAATTGGGAGTTACGGGCGATATTGGGTATAGCCTCAACAGCTCAGGTCGTCACCATGCCTCAAACCACCAGCCAGTCGCTTAAAGCTCTCGTCGATCAAATCTTTGCCGAACGCCGCATTAGTCGCCAAGTGCAGCGAGAGCTGATGGAGATTTTGCTCAGCCAACCCACTCTGAGCAATCAAGACCATGCAACGGCCCAGCGGGTGTTTGACGCGATTCGTCAGGGACGACTGCGGGTGGTTGATTAATATTGCCTACCGATGGCTTACCCTATCAAAGGCAGGCCGCGACAAAAAATGTCAATACAAACGCCGTCTAAGCTCGTAGCTCAGACGGCAGCGCGATCGCTAGAACGCCATCTCTCATGCCTCTAGCCTGCCGTGAGGCCGAAGCTGGAGCGATTGCAGATGGCCTAGACCTCTTCGCCTGGCTCTCCATCGACGGTGGGAACAAAGTCAGGCTTCTCTTTGTTTTCCCAACCGGCGGGGCGCTTGGAGTTGTACCAGGCGACTGAGCCAAGGGTAACTGCGGCGATAAAGCCCACTACATACACCAGCACAAGAGATGAACCTGCACCAGCCTCACCTGCGGTCGCTGCGGTCGCAAAATAGAGTGACATAGCTAACTAAACTCCAAAATCAGTTGTGTATCATCCTACGACGGCAGGTTACTACCAGGGATCACCCCCAGGTCTGACCCTCGAGAGGTCTATAGGTCTCAGTTAAACCCAGCGCTCTACCCTGAGGCCTATTCCCCATCGGCTGGCGGCGGCGCTTCGAGGGGCGGCGGCGGTGCCACAAGTGGAGGTGGGGCAGGAGCAGGAGCGGGAGCCGGCGGAGCGGGAGCCGGCGGGGCGGGGGCTGGGGCTGGAGCCGGGGCCGGGGCTGGAGCCGGGGGCTCTTCTGTCACAACAGGGGCTGCTGGTTCGGGCGCTGCTGGTGGGCTGCTGTTAGATCTTCTGTTAGAAGCTGGTGCCGGGGCCGCCGCTGGTTCACCGCCACCGCTAGAGTTACTCTCTGACCGTCGCGATCGGCGGCTTTCCCCGCCACCGGAGTTAGAGGCCGCCTCTGACGATCGCGACGGTCCGTTTTCAGCCACCACGCGGCCGGGCTTGACTGGGCTGAGGGTAATGCTGCCCTCACGCCCACCCAGCCGAGGCAGGCTGGGAAACTCCTCGACGGGAATATCGTCGGTGAGCTTAGCCATAAAGTTGCGCCACACCCCAGCGGCCATACTGCTAGCGCCGCTGGTGGGGGTGTTGTCGTCGTTGCCCATCCACACGCCGGCTACCAGCTGGGGAATATAACCGACGAACCACAGGTCACGATACTCTTCGGAGGTGCCAGTCTTACCCGCGACTGGCCGCCCTATATAGGCATTGCTGCCGGTGCCGCCCTCCACGACGCCGCGCAGCATCCAGGTCATGATGGCGGCGCTGTCGGCATCGATCGCCTGCTCCGACTCGTTAGGGCGCTCGTAGATCACCTCGCCGCTGCTGTTCAGCACTCGGCGAATGCCGTGGGCGGGGCGATGAATGCCTTTGTTGGCTAAGGTGCCATAGGCGCTGGTGAGCTCTAGCAGGTTGACCTCAGAGGTGCCCAGGGCGAGGGAGTAGGCAGGCAG carries:
- a CDS encoding ABC transporter permease, whose protein sequence is MLSRSVTWPSLFTALMYAFMYFPIIVLGAYSFSDSRYSASWGGFSLRWYRALFSDRRLLAALQDSLIIAIVAVAISAVLGTLMAIGLARHRFPGKGLYRGMSYLPLIIPDIAIAVATLVFLASVAVPLSLGTIIAAHMVFCLAYIAVVVSSRIQRLDPNLEEAALDLGATHTQAMFKVLLPQLAPGILAGCLLAFVLSMDDLLISSFTAGGGANPLPIEIFSRVRTGVKPDINALSVMLILGSALLAGIAEYVRYWGDRQRQKG
- the psb35 gene encoding photosystem II assembly protein Psb35 is translated as MSLYFATAATAGEAGAGSSLVLVYVVGFIAAVTLGSVAWYNSKRPAGWENKEKPDFVPTVDGEPGEEV